One Nostoc punctiforme PCC 73102 DNA window includes the following coding sequences:
- the lysA gene encoding diaminopimelate decarboxylase: MVSTHPTGVQHSGSQYLPQRRDTNPNLSPNQELLPLTARVHNHDSLEIGGCDVTTLVKQFGSPLYILDEETLRSACQQYRDAFKQYYKGESQVLYASKAWNCLAVCAIAASEGLGIDVVSGGELYTALQAGVSPEKIYLHGNNKSREELILAIESGVTIVADNWYELRTLVEIAQPGQSIRIMLRLTPGIECHTHEYIRTGHLDSKFGFDPNDLDEVFTFVSQQSTLDCVGVHAHIGSQIFERQPHQDLAAVMVQWLRDAGKYGLNITELNVGGGLGIKYTESDDPPSIEEWVKAICEVVQEACAVENLPLPKLLSEPGRSLIATACVTAYTVGSSKVIPEIRTYVAIDGGMSDNPRPITYQSVYRAVVANKMSSPVTQTVTIAGKHCESGDILIKNALLPKTEPGDILVVMGTGAYNYSMASNYNRLPRPAAVVVANGEANLILQRETYQDLIRQDSLPERLKI, encoded by the coding sequence ATGGTATCGACTCACCCCACTGGGGTTCAACATTCTGGAAGTCAATATTTACCTCAAAGGCGCGACACTAACCCAAATCTCTCGCCTAATCAGGAACTTTTACCGCTAACTGCTAGAGTTCATAATCATGACTCCCTAGAAATTGGTGGATGTGATGTCACAACCCTAGTTAAGCAATTTGGTTCACCCTTATATATTTTAGATGAAGAAACCTTGCGTTCAGCTTGTCAGCAATACCGAGATGCTTTCAAGCAGTACTACAAGGGCGAATCTCAAGTATTGTACGCCTCAAAAGCTTGGAATTGTTTAGCAGTTTGTGCGATCGCCGCATCAGAAGGATTAGGAATCGATGTAGTTTCTGGGGGCGAACTTTACACCGCCCTACAAGCAGGTGTTAGTCCTGAGAAAATCTACCTTCATGGAAATAATAAATCTCGTGAAGAATTAATTTTAGCGATCGAGTCTGGTGTCACCATTGTGGCGGATAACTGGTATGAGTTGCGTACCCTTGTGGAAATTGCCCAACCTGGTCAATCAATCCGCATCATGCTACGGCTAACTCCCGGTATTGAGTGTCACACCCACGAATATATTCGCACGGGACACTTAGATAGCAAATTTGGCTTTGATCCCAACGATTTAGATGAAGTATTTACCTTTGTCAGTCAACAAAGCACCCTTGACTGCGTAGGGGTACACGCTCATATTGGTTCCCAAATTTTTGAGCGCCAACCGCATCAAGATTTAGCTGCTGTTATGGTGCAATGGCTGCGGGATGCCGGAAAGTACGGTTTAAATATTACAGAGTTAAATGTTGGTGGTGGTTTAGGGATTAAGTATACAGAATCAGACGATCCCCCTAGCATTGAAGAGTGGGTGAAGGCAATTTGTGAAGTTGTCCAAGAAGCCTGTGCGGTCGAAAATCTGCCTTTGCCGAAATTACTGAGTGAACCAGGGCGATCGCTAATTGCCACAGCTTGCGTCACTGCTTATACTGTTGGTTCATCCAAAGTTATTCCAGAAATTCGTACCTACGTAGCGATCGATGGGGGAATGTCTGATAATCCTCGCCCGATTACTTACCAATCAGTTTATCGGGCAGTAGTTGCCAATAAAATGTCTTCTCCTGTAACTCAAACAGTCACAATTGCTGGTAAACATTGTGAATCAGGAGATATTCTGATTAAAAATGCACTACTCCCAAAGACTGAACCAGGAGATATTCTCGTAGTTATGGGAACTGGTGCGTACAATTACAGTATGGCATCTAACTACAACCGCTTGCCCCGACCGGCAGCAGTTGTGGTGGCGAATGGCGAAGCGAATTTAATTTTGCAACGTGAAACTTATCAGGACTTAATTCGACAAGATAGCCTACCAGAAAGGCTGAAAATTTAG